The genome window TCCAGAATAATCCGCGCCCCGGCAAAACGGCACAGCCGCATCAGGTCGATCTGCAAGGCATCCCGCGTGTAATGCCCGGCGACAAATCCCGGCAGCATCCCGGTATAGGGCGCACTGGCCCCGGGATTGATCAGCGTCAGCCGCGCGCCGGGCAGCGGATCCATCCCCCATTTGCGCAAAACCAGCGCATGCGAATGCCCACCCCCGACCAGCACGACCTCATGTGTTAGGGGTGCGGGGGCGGTCATGCGCATGGGCGCGCCGGGGTGTGTGGCGAAATTCTCATCTGCATGGGGTGGCCGCTTGTCCCGCCAAGGTCAATCGCCGTAATAGGGCGCGCCCGTGGAGCGGTCGCGAAAAACCTGCCGCTTGCGCAGTTTGCCGACCAGACGCAGACACATCGCCTGCCAGCGGTTCGCCGCGTGCAGGGTCGCAAACAGCCTGCGCGCGCGTCGCAGATCGTCATCCGCGTCCAGCGCGTCACAAATCGCCGCCATCATGATGGTGTGGCGGGCGCCCGTACTGATGCGTCTTGCCCAGGGTGATCCGCGCCGCCGCTGCCATTTGACCTGCCAGTGATCGAAATCGACCGCGTCAAAATGCGCAATGAACGTGTCCTTCATGTCGGGACAGACCTCGTGCAGCCAGACGCCGCATTCCTCTCCGTTGTGGCGGCTGAAATGAATCCCGACGCTGACGCCAGCCCTGTTCCTGACCAGGTGCTTTCCATGGCTATAGGCGGTCACCCCCATGCGCAGCAGGCTGCCCTGCGGCCCATGCAGCAGCCGCATCAGGCGGCGCGCGCGTCCTGGGCGGATATTCGTGCGAAACCAGGTCGCCCCGAGTGTGCTTCCCAGCCCGTCGCCCGGACCCCAGACAGCCTCTTCATTGCGAATGCGCAAGGCCAGATCGGATGCGGGGATGCGCGCCAGGGATTGCGCCAGCGGCATTGGCGCGACAAGGAATTCATCGATATCCAGGGGAAACGTCCAATCAACCTCGGCCTGCTCGGCCGCATGGCCGTAGACTGCGCGCTGGCGTTGATTGCTGTCTTCCGGGCGTGCGATGCCAAGGCTTGCCCAGAAACCGTCATCCGCCACGATATGTTGGATGTTGTCGCCATGGTGCAGGCCCGGATCCAGCGGACCGTCATGATAGATCACGACGCGCTTTGCCCCGACGCCAAGATGGTAGGTCGCGAAACGATTGATAAGGTCGGCACGTTCCAACGCCAACGCCACCACCTGAAATGTCGGCAAGCCATTTGGCATCGTGTTTAGCCGGGCCGCAGGAACTGGCCAAAGCCACCGTCATGGAAGACCAGCGGCTCTCCGCCCGGGCGCGACATTGCGCTGGTGACCCGCCCGACGATGATCGCGTGATCGCCGCCATCGTGGACCGCGTGGCGATCACAAGAGAACCGCGACAAACAGCCCAGAATGCGCGGCACGCCGTCTTTGTCGGTATCCCATTCGCAGCCTTCGAACGCCGCACCATCACGCGCAAAGGCGTGGCAGATGTCGTTCTGTTCTTCTGCCAGAATATGGATCGCGAATTTATCCGCTTCGGTGAACGCCTGGAACCTGAGCGAGGCTTTCGCTGGCGACCACAACACCAAAGGCGGGGCGAGCGATACACTGGCGAAACTGTTCGCGGTGATCCCGACAGGCCCCCAGTCGCTGGCGGCGGTCACGATTGTCACGCCGGTCGCGTAACGCCCCAACGCCGCGCGATAGGCGCGCACCGTTTCGGGGCCGGGGATGATGGTTTCGTCCATGCCTCAGGGAACCTCACTGCCAAGCGCGGCGGTGTAAAGCTCGAACCATGTCTGTCGGTCAAGTTTCACCTTGCAAGCATCGGAAAGGGCGCGAATTCGGGTCAGATTGTTGGTGCCCATGATCGGCATGATGTTGGCCGGGTGGCGCAGCAGCCAGGCCACCGCGACCGCGGCGGCATCGACGCCGTGATCCGCCCCGATCCGATGCAGCAGGTCGCTGAGCGCTGCATCCCCCTGCATCAGCGCGCCGCCGCCCAGCGGTGACCATGCCATCAGTGGGACGTTATGTTCCTGATGAAACGCCACATCGCCATTGGTCAGCGGCGCGTTGTGGGTCAGCGAAAGCTCGATCTGATTTGTAACCAGCGGCGTCTTGGTGGCCGATTGCAGCAGCGACCAGTCCCAGGGCCGGAAATTTGACACGCCCACGGCGCGCACCTTGCCCAAGGCGATAACCTCGTCCAGCGCGGCCCCGGTTTCGGCGTGATCCATCAGCGGATCGGGGCGGTGGATCAGCAGCAGATCAATCCGGTCCGTTCCAAGCGCCTCCAAGGAGGCATCGACCGAAGCAAGGATATGATCGCGTGAGGTGTCATAGTATTTCACCCGCTTTTCCGCATAGCGGCCTACCGGCGCGACGATGTCGCATTTGGTGACAATCTCCATCCGGTCGCGCAACGCAGGGGTCAGCGCCGCGCCAAGGATCGCCTCGGCTTCATAGCCGCCATAAATATCGGCCTGATCGAACGTGGTGATGCCCTGATCCAGACAGGCGTCCAGTTTGGCCCGCACGGTTTGGGGCGAGGTATCCTCGACATCGCCAATCCGCCACATGCCATAGACAATGCGCGAAAAACTCAAGTCTTCGGCGATCTGAACGCGGTCCATCAGTGGCGGTCTCCGGCGCCAAGCGGCGTCATTGGGGTTTCGCTCGGCACCCGCCCATAGGCGTGCGGCAGAGAGCATGTTTTCAACTGCGGCAATACCCGCTGGCCAAAGGAAATGCACTCTTCAATATGCGGATAGCCCGAGAAAATGAAACTTCGGATGCCCATTTTCTGATAGGCCTCGATTTCTGACAGAACCTGATCGGTCGACCCGACCAGCGCCGCCCCGCAGCCCGAACGTGCGCGCCCGATCCCGGTCCACAGATGCGGTTCGACATAACCAAATTTATCCGCCAGCTCGCGCGCCTTGGCCTGATGCGCAACACCCAGGCTGATGCTGTCGTGCGCCCGGTCGCGGATCAGCTTGCCATAGTCATCGTCCAACTGGCTGGTCAGGCTTTCAGCGTATTCCGTCGCCTCAGCCTCGGTATCGCGGACGATCATGTGGACGCGCAGGCCATAATCCAGTGTTCGCCCATATTTCTCAGCAGCTTCATTGGCGTCTTTCATACGTTGCCTGATGTTACCCTTCGGCTCGGGCCACATAAGATACACGTCGCAGTGCTGCCCGCAAAGGTCCAGCGCCGGGGGCGAGTAGCCGCCGAAGTACAGCAAGGGCCCGCCGGTCTGATAGGGCCGCGCAGGATCGGTGGGAACATCTTTGAAATCATAGACTTCGCCGGAATAGTTGATCTGATCCCGGCTCCACGCCTGTTTCAGTATCTCCACCACCTCGCGCGAACGTTGATAGCGGAATCCGCTGTCGGCTTTCTCTCCGGGGAAGTCCGAGCTGATGATGTTGACCGTCAGCCGCCCCTTCATCATGTGGTCCAGGGTCGCGATGGTGCGGGCCAGCATGATTGGCTGCATCTCACCACAGCGGACGGCGGCCAGCATGTTGATCTTTTCGGTCAGCGGCGCGCAGCCTGCAACAAAGCTCAGCGTGTCCTGCCCAACCTGATAGGACGACGGGCACAGGATGTTGCGAAAGCCCTGATTTTCCGCCTCCAGAAGGATGTCGCGGCAATGATCCCAGCTGGAGCGCAATGCACCATCCGGCACACCAAGATACCGGTAATCATCTGAACACAAAGCGGAAAACCACGAAACCTCTAGCGCGTCGAGGTCTTGGGATGTGACGGGAACGACGGTCATGGGCGGGCCTTTGGTAAGCTGCGGATTCGCACTTGCCTAGCAGGCGAAAGCCTGTGCATCAATGCTG of Paracoccaceae bacterium contains these proteins:
- a CDS encoding oxidoreductase, which gives rise to MDRVQIAEDLSFSRIVYGMWRIGDVEDTSPQTVRAKLDACLDQGITTFDQADIYGGYEAEAILGAALTPALRDRMEIVTKCDIVAPVGRYAEKRVKYYDTSRDHILASVDASLEALGTDRIDLLLIHRPDPLMDHAETGAALDEVIALGKVRAVGVSNFRPWDWSLLQSATKTPLVTNQIELSLTHNAPLTNGDVAFHQEHNVPLMAWSPLGGGALMQGDAALSDLLHRIGADHGVDAAAVAVAWLLRHPANIMPIMGTNNLTRIRALSDACKVKLDRQTWFELYTAALGSEVP
- a CDS encoding LLM class flavin-dependent oxidoreductase: MTVVPVTSQDLDALEVSWFSALCSDDYRYLGVPDGALRSSWDHCRDILLEAENQGFRNILCPSSYQVGQDTLSFVAGCAPLTEKINMLAAVRCGEMQPIMLARTIATLDHMMKGRLTVNIISSDFPGEKADSGFRYQRSREVVEILKQAWSRDQINYSGEVYDFKDVPTDPARPYQTGGPLLYFGGYSPPALDLCGQHCDVYLMWPEPKGNIRQRMKDANEAAEKYGRTLDYGLRVHMIVRDTEAEATEYAESLTSQLDDDYGKLIRDRAHDSISLGVAHQAKARELADKFGYVEPHLWTGIGRARSGCGAALVGSTDQVLSEIEAYQKMGIRSFIFSGYPHIEECISFGQRVLPQLKTCSLPHAYGRVPSETPMTPLGAGDRH
- a CDS encoding flavin reductase, encoding MDETIIPGPETVRAYRAALGRYATGVTIVTAASDWGPVGITANSFASVSLAPPLVLWSPAKASLRFQAFTEADKFAIHILAEEQNDICHAFARDGAAFEGCEWDTDKDGVPRILGCLSRFSCDRHAVHDGGDHAIIVGRVTSAMSRPGGEPLVFHDGGFGQFLRPG